One genomic region from Arthrobacter sp. YN encodes:
- the gcvH gene encoding glycine cleavage system protein GcvH — protein MPKVAPELQYSDEHEWVSRGEGNSVSVGISEVATDALGDIVYVDLPEVGSTVTAGETCGEVESTKSVSDLYSPVTGEVTEINDAVVGDPALINNDPYGAGWLFKVAAESEGPLLSAEEYASKNGGDLS, from the coding sequence ATGCCCAAAGTAGCGCCCGAACTTCAGTACTCCGACGAGCACGAGTGGGTCTCCCGCGGCGAAGGGAACTCGGTGTCCGTTGGTATCTCCGAGGTTGCCACCGACGCACTGGGTGACATTGTGTATGTTGACCTCCCCGAGGTTGGCTCCACGGTGACCGCTGGCGAGACCTGTGGCGAAGTTGAGTCCACCAAGTCCGTCTCGGACCTGTACTCGCCCGTTACCGGCGAGGTCACGGAGATCAACGACGCAGTTGTCGGCGACCCCGCCCTGATCAACAACGACCCCTACGGTGCCGGCTGGCTCTTCAAGGTGGCCGCCGAGTCCGAGGGCCCGCTGCTCTCGGCCGAGGAGTACGCCTCCAAGAATGGCGGAGACCTCTCCTAG
- a CDS encoding lipid II:glycine glycyltransferase FemX, with translation MDTATLREFTARFATAEEIDNWDKHVTANPNGGNMLQSDAYAAVKDGNGWLVRRLVVETSDYSSYNLLLEKKFPVMGRLWYLIKGPDAAAVEDISPMLKAISTLAKEQKMNVFTIKIEPDVVESPEGAAQLKAAGLVKAPNIQSNDSTALLDISAPANEVLRSISSRARNAVRRAEREGCEVVQGEPGEDSYRKLYALMRNTMDAKGAMPLRSYEYYAKFWEEFSSRGQGHFFFVHEDGAPSVGAFVISYGSKATYKDGGSTQNRKQYGDSHLVQWAAIQRMQELGCVEYDFCGTPPAARIKDKSHPLYGLGSFKTSFTKTVTDFVGCYDLVLGPVRYKLWLKGAERIFRRLETMRTGGQFY, from the coding sequence TTGGACACGGCCACCTTGCGAGAATTTACCGCCCGCTTTGCCACCGCCGAGGAAATCGATAACTGGGACAAGCACGTCACGGCGAACCCCAACGGCGGCAACATGCTGCAGTCGGACGCCTACGCGGCAGTCAAGGACGGTAACGGCTGGTTGGTCCGCCGCCTGGTGGTGGAGACCTCCGATTACTCCAGCTACAACCTCCTCTTGGAAAAGAAGTTCCCGGTCATGGGCCGGCTTTGGTACCTGATCAAGGGCCCGGACGCTGCCGCCGTGGAAGACATCAGCCCCATGCTCAAGGCCATCTCCACCCTGGCCAAGGAGCAGAAGATGAACGTCTTCACCATCAAGATCGAGCCGGACGTCGTTGAATCGCCAGAGGGTGCAGCACAACTCAAGGCCGCCGGACTGGTCAAGGCTCCCAATATCCAGTCCAACGACTCCACCGCGCTGCTGGACATCTCGGCGCCCGCCAACGAGGTCCTCCGCAGCATCTCCTCACGCGCCCGCAACGCTGTCCGCAGGGCCGAACGCGAAGGGTGCGAGGTTGTGCAGGGAGAGCCCGGCGAGGACAGTTACCGCAAGCTGTACGCCCTCATGCGGAACACCATGGACGCTAAAGGTGCCATGCCGCTGCGGAGCTACGAGTACTACGCAAAGTTCTGGGAAGAGTTCTCCAGCCGCGGGCAGGGCCACTTCTTCTTCGTCCATGAGGACGGCGCACCCAGTGTTGGTGCTTTCGTGATCAGCTACGGGTCAAAGGCCACGTACAAGGACGGTGGATCCACCCAGAACCGTAAGCAGTACGGCGATTCCCACCTGGTCCAGTGGGCAGCGATCCAGCGCATGCAGGAGCTCGGCTGCGTGGAGTACGACTTCTGCGGTACGCCGCCTGCCGCAAGGATCAAGGACAAGAGCCACCCGCTCTACGGCCTGGGATCGTTCAAGACGAGCTTCACCAAGACCGTCACGGACTTTGTGGGCTGCTACGACCTCGTCCTCGGACCTGTCCGATACAAGCTGTGGCTCAAGGGTGCGGAACGCATCTTCCGCCGACTCGAGACCATGCGCACCGGCGGCCAGTTCTACTGA
- a CDS encoding uracil-DNA glycosylase, giving the protein MVNGEDALFDLEPADPDQAGFAELPDRPLEELMAPDWADALRPVEGELRSALDFVATQAKNGSYVLPSAGNLLRAFQQPLADVKVLILGQDPYPTPGHAVGLSFAVSPQTRPIPRSLANIYRELHDDLGLPPRVHGDLSAWTGQGVLLLNRVLSVTAGDAGSHRGKGWEAITTAAVTAVVRRTDGAGRRSPLVAILWGKDAEGVLPLLDGAPSIVSVHPSPLSASRGFFGSKPFSRSNELLVEQGSEPINWELPVL; this is encoded by the coding sequence GTGGTGAATGGCGAGGATGCACTCTTTGACCTTGAGCCGGCCGACCCGGACCAGGCGGGTTTTGCCGAGCTCCCTGACCGCCCACTGGAAGAACTGATGGCCCCCGACTGGGCCGATGCCCTGCGGCCCGTGGAAGGGGAACTGCGGAGCGCCTTGGACTTCGTCGCGACCCAAGCCAAGAACGGGAGCTACGTTCTTCCGTCGGCCGGCAACCTCCTGCGCGCCTTCCAGCAGCCGCTGGCAGACGTCAAAGTACTGATTCTGGGCCAAGACCCGTACCCAACGCCGGGACACGCCGTCGGGCTTTCCTTTGCGGTGTCGCCGCAGACGCGACCCATCCCGCGCAGCCTCGCCAATATCTACCGGGAACTGCACGACGACCTCGGACTACCTCCCCGGGTCCATGGCGACCTCAGCGCCTGGACGGGCCAAGGCGTCCTCCTGCTGAACCGGGTCCTCAGCGTCACCGCCGGAGACGCCGGCTCGCATCGCGGCAAAGGCTGGGAGGCCATCACGACGGCGGCAGTCACCGCCGTCGTCCGCCGTACGGACGGTGCGGGGCGACGCAGCCCGTTGGTTGCCATCCTCTGGGGCAAGGACGCCGAGGGCGTCCTGCCGCTGCTGGATGGAGCACCGTCCATCGTGTCGGTCCATCCCAGTCCCCTCTCGGCTTCCCGGGGATTCTTCGGCTCCAAGCCCTTCAGCCGCAGCAACGAGCTGCTGGTGGAACAGGGCTCCGAACCCATTAACTGGGAACTGCCTGTCCTGTAA
- a CDS encoding siderophore-interacting protein: MSALPVTSSATRTTRPQVNLTVLRNERLSPHMVRIVAGGPGFSDYANNQYVDRYVKIVFPQPGVEYELPLDLWAIRETMPRELWPHTRTYTIRWVDLEAQELAIDFVVHGDEGLAGPWAAAAEPGDSVVFTGPGGAYNPAPDADWYLFAGDDAAIPAIAACVETLAPDARGTVFLEVDNEADILPISAPAGVTLHWLQRNGVPAGSSDLLLEALRTTEWLPGRVDVFAHGERGYMKGLREIFFVQRGLERSQVSLSGYWAQGRVEEVFQAEKKLPVGQI, translated from the coding sequence ATGTCTGCTCTCCCCGTGACTTCGTCCGCCACCCGCACAACCCGCCCGCAGGTCAACCTGACCGTCCTGCGGAACGAACGCCTTTCGCCGCATATGGTGCGGATCGTGGCCGGCGGACCGGGGTTCAGTGACTACGCGAACAACCAGTACGTGGACCGCTATGTCAAGATCGTCTTTCCCCAGCCCGGTGTCGAGTACGAGCTTCCGCTGGACCTGTGGGCCATCCGCGAGACCATGCCGCGGGAGCTGTGGCCGCACACCAGGACCTACACCATCCGTTGGGTGGACCTTGAAGCCCAGGAACTGGCCATCGACTTTGTGGTGCACGGCGACGAAGGGCTGGCAGGTCCTTGGGCAGCAGCAGCCGAGCCCGGCGATTCGGTGGTCTTCACAGGTCCCGGCGGTGCCTACAACCCGGCCCCCGACGCCGACTGGTACTTGTTCGCCGGCGACGATGCCGCGATCCCTGCCATCGCAGCATGCGTTGAGACTCTTGCCCCCGATGCCCGCGGAACGGTGTTCCTGGAAGTGGACAACGAGGCTGACATCCTGCCCATTTCCGCCCCCGCCGGCGTGACGCTGCACTGGCTGCAGCGCAACGGAGTACCCGCGGGCTCCAGTGACTTGCTGCTCGAAGCCCTGCGCACCACCGAATGGCTGCCCGGCCGGGTGGACGTTTTTGCCCACGGCGAGCGGGGTTACATGAAGGGTCTCCGTGAGATCTTCTTCGTCCAGCGGGGATTGGAGCGTTCCCAGGTGTCACTGTCCGGCTACTGGGCACAGGGTCGTGTGGAGGAAGTGTTCCAAGCCGAGAAGAAGCTTCCGGTCGGACAGATCTAG
- a CDS encoding peptidoglycan bridge formation glycyltransferase FemA/FemB family protein has protein sequence MEFVILSDADFETFAKGHPQGSFIQSMDLTRFQRARGQEVELFGIRQSGSLIAAGKLVYSSNRLGYKIADCAKGPLMDYSDPTVVRFVVEQLKKHAASKKAAELRISPNIRYIARDEEGAEHPEVEDNRPLLKEFEGLGFKHQGFDMNFANINWMFIKQLDGIADSEELIMGMNYRTRKAIRKAEKNGVYLEQATLETLDEFYNALSTAGDEKGFTYREREYYEQLLRNTSDEFTKLMMAKINIPEYRASITERLEAESKTLADLKREVEETGSKKKANRVKVVQDLVDSYERSLKDIERFPDSVGVATVAAIHFACSGDELVCVIGGTVQDYIYFNGATSLYWGMMLHALNNGYSRYNFYGTFGIQGQDETGHGGYEFKKGFGGEVVQLVGDFVAPVNPLIFNAYRVVRKLAGAAQTVLGRLPLEKLPVVGKFRRNR, from the coding sequence ATGGAATTCGTGATTCTCAGTGACGCTGATTTCGAGACCTTTGCCAAGGGACACCCGCAGGGGAGCTTCATCCAGTCCATGGACCTCACGCGATTCCAGCGTGCCCGTGGCCAGGAAGTGGAGCTCTTCGGGATCAGGCAGAGTGGCAGCCTGATCGCTGCGGGAAAGCTCGTCTACTCGTCCAACCGCCTGGGCTACAAAATCGCAGACTGCGCCAAGGGACCACTGATGGACTACAGCGACCCCACGGTGGTGCGCTTCGTCGTCGAGCAGTTGAAAAAGCACGCAGCCTCGAAGAAGGCCGCTGAACTGCGGATCTCACCCAACATCCGGTACATCGCGCGCGACGAAGAGGGCGCAGAGCACCCCGAGGTGGAGGACAACCGGCCCCTGCTCAAGGAATTCGAGGGTTTGGGCTTCAAGCACCAAGGCTTCGACATGAACTTCGCCAACATCAACTGGATGTTCATCAAACAGCTCGACGGGATTGCAGATTCCGAAGAGCTCATCATGGGCATGAACTACCGCACCCGCAAGGCCATCCGTAAAGCCGAGAAGAACGGTGTGTACCTGGAACAGGCCACGCTGGAAACGTTGGATGAGTTCTACAACGCGCTGAGTACCGCCGGAGATGAGAAGGGCTTCACGTACCGCGAACGCGAGTACTACGAGCAGCTGCTCCGCAACACCTCGGACGAGTTCACCAAGCTCATGATGGCCAAGATCAACATCCCTGAGTACCGGGCGTCCATCACGGAACGGCTGGAGGCTGAATCAAAGACCCTCGCAGACCTCAAGCGTGAAGTCGAAGAGACTGGCAGCAAGAAGAAGGCCAACCGCGTCAAGGTAGTCCAGGACCTCGTGGACAGCTATGAGCGCAGCCTCAAGGACATCGAACGCTTCCCGGACTCCGTAGGCGTGGCCACTGTGGCTGCCATCCACTTCGCATGCTCGGGCGACGAACTGGTGTGCGTCATTGGCGGCACCGTGCAGGACTATATCTACTTCAACGGCGCTACGTCCCTGTACTGGGGCATGATGCTGCACGCGCTCAACAACGGATACTCGCGCTACAACTTCTACGGCACGTTCGGTATCCAAGGCCAGGATGAGACCGGCCACGGCGGCTACGAATTCAAGAAGGGATTCGGGGGCGAGGTGGTCCAGCTGGTGGGGGACTTCGTTGCACCGGTGAACCCGCTCATCTTCAACGCCTACCGCGTGGTCAGGAAGCTCGCAGGCGCTGCCCAGACAGTACTGGGACGATTGCCACTGGAGAAATTGCCGGTAGTAGGAAAATTTCGGAGGAACCGCTAA
- a CDS encoding DUF3263 domain-containing protein translates to MAEPAPEPMAPQSTGFALADLAAGIRSDSPLSERDQQMLALERQWWKYSGAKEQAIRELFDLSATHYYQILNALIDTEDALAHDPMLVKRLRRLRTSRQRARTARRLGSDA, encoded by the coding sequence GTGGCAGAACCAGCACCGGAACCGATGGCGCCGCAGTCAACAGGGTTTGCCCTTGCAGACCTTGCGGCAGGGATCCGCAGTGACTCTCCGCTCAGCGAACGGGACCAGCAGATGTTGGCCCTGGAACGGCAGTGGTGGAAGTATTCAGGGGCCAAGGAACAGGCCATCCGTGAGCTGTTCGATCTCTCGGCAACACACTATTACCAGATCCTCAACGCGCTGATAGATACCGAAGACGCGTTGGCCCACGATCCCATGCTCGTCAAGAGATTGCGTAGACTACGTACGTCCCGCCAGCGTGCGCGGACGGCACGTCGCTTGGGGTCCGACGCGTAA
- a CDS encoding threonine/serine ThrE exporter family protein, with protein MTERPDGSASRPHTDGLPKTQPLRPSQVRQNVNAKRMLMRLVQGDSPPTAPMNIVDRLAGSPYANPTIQVVGVDASARKTIDFALHLAEVMFRYGAGALEVETSMIAVTAALGLKNVEVDITNQSVAINYAPKDQTPITLLRVVRSWTNNYAGLAQVHQLVTDIVAGGVGRDEAVRRLNEIIRSAKPFPRWMVTIAFGIFSAVFVGVLGGGLGASAVAFCSNILISLLSRQLARWRTADFFNTMACAFLVTFIALMLRWAGVDIAPSIVVAGGILLLLPTGRLVSSVQDAINGFPVTAAGRFLSTALTFGAIVAGIGVAVVVGTLIGSEVLDVTDTFPDAYPLWGQAILIAIAVVAIGVTEQTQMRLLFPTAAVGIVGFFVLWGAGAAGLGDRLSPAVAAVVIGLLGRVVALKLGAPQLVVAVPAALILLPGLTIFRSMYVLTVEEGDILLGAGGMLNAGAIVLGVAAGIVLGDNLARPLTKGLSSNERRRVRRR; from the coding sequence GTGACTGAACGCCCCGACGGGTCCGCCAGCAGGCCCCATACTGACGGGTTGCCCAAAACCCAGCCGCTCAGGCCATCCCAGGTCCGGCAAAACGTCAACGCCAAGCGCATGCTCATGCGTCTTGTCCAAGGTGACAGTCCGCCCACGGCGCCCATGAACATCGTGGACCGCTTGGCGGGAAGCCCTTATGCCAACCCCACCATCCAGGTAGTGGGAGTGGACGCATCGGCCCGCAAGACCATCGACTTCGCCCTGCATCTGGCGGAAGTCATGTTCCGCTATGGGGCGGGCGCCCTTGAAGTTGAGACGAGCATGATCGCTGTGACGGCCGCCCTCGGTCTGAAGAACGTTGAAGTGGACATCACCAACCAGTCGGTGGCCATCAACTACGCTCCCAAGGACCAGACGCCCATCACGCTGCTGCGCGTTGTTCGATCCTGGACCAACAACTACGCCGGCCTGGCACAGGTGCACCAGTTGGTCACTGACATCGTGGCCGGGGGAGTGGGCCGCGATGAGGCCGTGCGCCGCTTGAACGAGATCATCCGCAGCGCCAAGCCCTTCCCGCGCTGGATGGTGACCATTGCCTTCGGCATCTTCTCCGCGGTTTTCGTGGGCGTCCTGGGCGGTGGCCTGGGCGCATCTGCGGTGGCCTTCTGCTCCAATATCCTGATCAGCCTGCTCTCACGCCAGCTTGCACGGTGGCGGACAGCAGACTTCTTCAACACCATGGCGTGCGCGTTCCTGGTTACCTTTATCGCGCTGATGCTGCGGTGGGCGGGTGTGGACATTGCTCCGTCCATTGTGGTTGCCGGCGGAATCCTGCTGTTGCTGCCAACGGGGCGACTTGTCTCGTCTGTCCAGGATGCGATCAACGGCTTCCCGGTGACTGCAGCCGGCCGATTCCTTTCCACGGCGCTGACATTCGGTGCCATCGTGGCAGGCATCGGCGTCGCAGTGGTGGTCGGAACGCTGATCGGCAGCGAGGTCCTGGACGTCACGGATACATTCCCCGATGCGTATCCCTTATGGGGTCAGGCCATCCTGATCGCGATCGCGGTGGTGGCCATCGGAGTCACCGAACAAACGCAAATGCGTCTGTTATTCCCGACGGCGGCAGTCGGCATCGTGGGCTTCTTCGTTCTGTGGGGGGCTGGGGCCGCCGGGCTCGGCGACCGCCTCTCACCCGCCGTCGCGGCCGTGGTCATTGGCCTGCTGGGACGGGTAGTGGCGCTCAAACTCGGAGCGCCGCAGCTGGTGGTTGCAGTTCCGGCCGCGTTGATCCTGCTTCCCGGCCTCACTATATTCCGGTCCATGTATGTTTTGACCGTTGAAGAGGGAGACATTCTGCTGGGTGCGGGCGGCATGCTGAACGCAGGGGCGATTGTCCTGGGCGTGGCTGCGGGCATCGTGCTCGGCGACAACCTCGCCCGGCCCCTGACCAAGGGGCTGTCCAGCAACGAGCGGCGCAGGGTCCGCAGGCGATAA
- the gcvT gene encoding glycine cleavage system aminomethyltransferase GcvT: MTENYTALYEEHKKLGASFTDFGGWQMPLKYSSELAEHHAVRKSAGLFDLSHMGEVWVAGPEAAAFLDYALVGKISAMAIGKAKYSLICQEDGGIIDDLITYRRGDQKFLVVPNAGNAAVVAAALLERAAGFDVVVEDASAETSLIAVQGPLAEAILLRLVPAEQHALVTELKYYAAVDVPFTFDGGTQELLLARTGYTGEDGFEIFVPNESAAALWQAIADAAEDGELTPAGLASRDSLRLEAGMPLYGNELSREGNPFAAGLGPVVALSKEGDFVGKDALAALKADGAGSTSGRKLVGLKGLGRRAGRGHYPVLKDGAVVGEVTSGQPSPTLGYPVALAYVDVEHSELGTGLDIDLRGKSEPFEVVALPFYKRQK; encoded by the coding sequence ATGACTGAGAACTACACAGCTCTTTACGAAGAGCACAAGAAACTCGGCGCGTCCTTCACCGACTTCGGTGGCTGGCAGATGCCGCTCAAGTACTCCTCGGAGCTGGCTGAGCACCATGCCGTCCGCAAATCCGCGGGCCTGTTCGACCTCTCCCACATGGGCGAAGTCTGGGTCGCCGGTCCCGAGGCCGCAGCATTCCTCGATTACGCCCTGGTGGGCAAAATCTCCGCCATGGCCATCGGCAAAGCAAAGTACTCGCTGATCTGCCAGGAAGACGGCGGCATCATTGATGACCTCATCACGTACCGCCGTGGTGACCAGAAGTTCCTGGTGGTTCCGAACGCCGGCAACGCCGCGGTTGTTGCCGCCGCACTGTTGGAGCGCGCCGCCGGGTTCGACGTCGTAGTTGAGGACGCCTCCGCTGAGACCTCGCTGATTGCTGTTCAAGGGCCGCTGGCCGAAGCGATCCTCCTTCGCCTGGTGCCCGCTGAACAGCACGCACTGGTCACCGAACTGAAGTACTACGCGGCGGTTGACGTCCCGTTCACGTTCGACGGCGGCACGCAGGAGCTGCTGCTGGCCCGCACCGGGTACACCGGCGAAGACGGCTTCGAGATCTTTGTCCCGAACGAGTCCGCAGCCGCCCTCTGGCAGGCCATCGCCGACGCCGCTGAAGACGGCGAACTCACCCCGGCCGGCCTCGCATCCCGCGACTCCCTGCGCCTCGAAGCGGGCATGCCCTTGTACGGCAACGAGCTCTCCCGCGAAGGCAACCCCTTCGCAGCAGGACTCGGCCCCGTGGTGGCACTGTCAAAGGAAGGCGACTTCGTTGGCAAGGACGCGCTCGCTGCGTTGAAGGCCGACGGTGCCGGCTCCACCAGCGGACGCAAGCTCGTTGGCCTCAAGGGGCTGGGGCGCCGCGCCGGACGCGGACACTACCCGGTCCTCAAGGACGGCGCAGTGGTTGGCGAAGTCACGTCCGGCCAGCCGAGCCCCACGCTCGGCTACCCGGTAGCGTTGGCGTATGTCGACGTCGAGCACTCAGAGCTTGGTACCGGCCTGGACATCGACCTTCGGGGCAAGAGCGAGCCGTTCGAAGTTGTCGCACTGCCGTTCTACAAGCGCCAAAAGTAA
- a CDS encoding ABC transporter transmembrane domain-containing protein has product MPIWGGCFPAPKLVAGAVDSLFVIVFVIYVLAVSPLFAVLTVLASVFPVGIVLAIRRPILAANRREIAADSQVQAFAVDAVRSIEQLAAFRQMGAVYAEWQRLFSSYFLYAGKRRRLDAAAQWIVAFSRLATPLLLLVVGALLSADGSISIGSVFTLSVLAGFVLTPVYNLVSLVRDVQSLRVHLDRMNDILEEGVGSNKCLLPRTTTGPRDVSQGADKSEQSSAGR; this is encoded by the coding sequence ATGCCCATTTGGGGAGGGTGCTTTCCGGCGCCCAAGCTCGTTGCGGGCGCTGTCGATTCCCTGTTCGTGATTGTCTTCGTGATCTACGTTTTGGCCGTTTCTCCGCTGTTCGCGGTCCTGACTGTTCTGGCTTCTGTTTTTCCCGTCGGCATTGTCCTTGCTATTCGACGTCCTATATTGGCCGCAAACAGACGTGAGATAGCCGCTGATTCACAAGTACAGGCATTTGCTGTTGATGCTGTGCGCAGTATCGAACAACTTGCCGCATTCCGTCAGATGGGTGCTGTGTACGCGGAGTGGCAAAGACTCTTTTCAAGCTATTTCCTATATGCCGGAAAGCGACGACGTTTGGACGCAGCGGCCCAATGGATCGTTGCCTTTTCCCGGCTCGCAACGCCTTTGCTCCTCCTTGTGGTCGGAGCACTCTTGTCTGCCGACGGGTCCATCAGCATTGGCTCAGTATTTACACTGTCCGTTCTGGCTGGCTTCGTCCTGACACCTGTGTATAACCTCGTTTCGCTAGTTCGTGATGTGCAGAGCCTTCGCGTTCATTTGGACAGGATGAATGACATCCTGGAAGAGGGAGTTGGGAGCAACAAATGCCTTCTACCGAGGACTACTACAGGCCCCCGGGATGTGTCGCAGGGTGCGGACAAGAGTGAACAATCCAGCGCGGGGAGATGA
- a CDS encoding L-serine ammonia-lyase codes for MAVGVFDLFSVGIGPSSSHTVGPMRAAAVFAGELKDAGVLGAVASLRVDLYGSLAATGRGHGTMTATLLGLEGYHPELILPDEVEARLAAIAETGVLNLAGASGEGVELPYAVEDMVLHPLTVLPRHTNGMKFAVSDAEGNIVREATFFSVGGGFIVREGEENAAQQELEESKKELPLPFRTAAELMGRCSSKGLGISDIMFINERASRSEEEIREGLLHIWSVMEACVETSLKREGVLPGGLKVRRRAPDWLERLLKEDKDRNDPKYWQEWVNLIALAVNEENASGGRVVTAPTNGAAGIIPAVLYYALNYAPGMDKASQADKDDVVVKFLLTAGAVGVLYKEQASISGAEVGCQGEVGSASSMAAAGLAEVMGGTPGQVENAAEIAMEHNLGLTCDPIGGLVQIPCIERNAIAAAKAINAAKMALWGDGTHRVSLDEVIVTMRETGKDMSHKYKETAMGGLAVNVVEC; via the coding sequence ATGGCTGTTGGTGTTTTCGATCTTTTTTCCGTGGGTATTGGCCCGTCGAGTTCGCATACTGTGGGGCCGATGCGCGCTGCTGCTGTGTTCGCCGGTGAGCTGAAGGACGCTGGTGTCCTGGGCGCGGTGGCCTCGTTGCGCGTTGATCTGTACGGCTCGTTGGCTGCGACGGGTCGTGGCCACGGGACCATGACTGCCACGCTGTTGGGCTTGGAGGGTTACCACCCTGAGCTCATTCTGCCGGACGAGGTGGAAGCGCGGCTCGCTGCGATTGCCGAGACGGGTGTGCTGAACCTGGCTGGTGCGTCCGGTGAGGGTGTGGAGTTGCCGTATGCGGTGGAGGATATGGTGCTGCATCCGTTGACGGTGTTGCCGCGGCATACGAACGGGATGAAGTTTGCTGTCTCCGATGCTGAGGGAAACATCGTGCGGGAGGCGACGTTCTTTTCGGTCGGTGGCGGGTTCATTGTCCGTGAGGGTGAGGAGAACGCGGCTCAGCAGGAGTTGGAGGAGTCGAAGAAGGAGTTGCCGTTGCCTTTTAGGACGGCGGCGGAGTTGATGGGGCGGTGTTCGTCGAAGGGTTTGGGGATCAGCGACATCATGTTCATCAACGAGCGGGCGTCCCGGTCCGAGGAGGAGATCCGGGAGGGTTTGCTGCATATCTGGTCGGTGATGGAAGCCTGTGTTGAAACCAGTTTGAAGCGTGAGGGTGTGCTGCCCGGTGGGTTGAAGGTTCGTCGTCGTGCTCCTGATTGGTTGGAGCGGCTGCTGAAGGAGGACAAGGACCGGAACGATCCGAAGTATTGGCAGGAGTGGGTGAACCTGATCGCCCTGGCCGTCAATGAGGAGAACGCCTCCGGTGGCCGGGTGGTCACGGCGCCGACCAATGGTGCTGCGGGGATCATTCCTGCGGTGCTGTATTACGCGTTGAATTATGCTCCGGGCATGGACAAAGCCTCCCAGGCTGATAAGGACGATGTGGTGGTGAAGTTCCTGCTCACCGCGGGTGCTGTGGGTGTGTTGTATAAGGAGCAGGCGTCCATTTCGGGTGCTGAGGTGGGGTGTCAGGGTGAGGTGGGGTCGGCGTCGTCGATGGCTGCTGCTGGTTTGGCTGAGGTGATGGGTGGTACTCCGGGGCAGGTGGAGAATGCTGCGGAGATCGCGATGGAACATAATTTGGGGTTGACGTGTGATCCGATCGGGGGGTTGGTGCAGATTCCGTGTATTGAGCGGAACGCGATCGCGGCGGCGAAGGCTATCAACGCGGCGAAGATGGCGCTCTGGGGCGACGGAACACACCGGGTCTCGTTGGATGAGGTCATTGTGACCATGCGGGAAACGGGCAAGGACATGTCCCATAAGTACAAAGAAACAGCGATGGGCGGCCTCGCCGTCAACGTCGTCGAATGCTGA
- a CDS encoding DNA/RNA non-specific endonuclease — translation MSGGYDRDFLRARLELPSPSATTILLDYIHFSVRFRAARKLAAIVGVNIHGKELNPLAREGTWHFDDRIPRGQQAGPDVYKNNAFDRGHLVRRLDPVWGDAATAKKANQDTFAFTNAAPQVDDFNQGKELWVGLEDHVLSHADAHDAKLSVFTGPVFLDDDQPYRGVQIPRKFWKIAAWTNDAKLAAVGFVLDQSPLLGKVELKRAIDQKLLEGEPPPLGPFRTFQVPIGQIADLTGLSLSRLTNADRLVSGQRELGRQPKAIQLESPDQIRL, via the coding sequence ATGAGCGGGGGATACGACAGGGATTTTTTGAGGGCACGCCTTGAGCTGCCCAGTCCGTCGGCAACGACGATTCTTTTGGACTACATCCACTTCTCCGTGCGCTTCCGGGCTGCCCGGAAGCTCGCGGCGATCGTGGGGGTCAACATCCACGGCAAGGAACTGAATCCACTGGCCCGTGAGGGCACCTGGCATTTCGACGACAGGATTCCCAGGGGACAGCAGGCCGGGCCGGACGTTTACAAGAACAATGCTTTTGACCGCGGCCACCTGGTGAGACGTCTGGATCCCGTCTGGGGTGACGCGGCCACGGCCAAGAAAGCCAACCAGGACACGTTTGCCTTCACCAACGCTGCGCCGCAGGTGGATGACTTCAACCAAGGCAAAGAGCTGTGGGTAGGGCTCGAGGATCACGTGCTGAGCCACGCCGATGCCCACGACGCCAAGCTCAGCGTTTTCACGGGACCCGTCTTCCTTGACGATGACCAGCCCTACCGCGGCGTCCAGATCCCGCGGAAGTTCTGGAAGATCGCGGCCTGGACCAACGATGCCAAGCTGGCCGCCGTCGGGTTCGTCCTTGACCAATCGCCGCTGCTGGGCAAAGTGGAACTGAAAAGGGCCATCGACCAGAAGCTTCTGGAAGGGGAGCCACCCCCGCTGGGACCGTTCCGGACCTTCCAGGTTCCCATTGGGCAGATAGCAGACCTGACAGGACTGAGCCTTAGCAGGCTCACCAACGCGGACCGGCTCGTCAGCGGCCAGCGTGAACTGGGCAGGCAGCCGAAGGCGATCCAGTTGGAGAGCCCGGACCAGATCCGCTTGTAG